The Corynebacterium poyangense genome includes a window with the following:
- a CDS encoding DUF1707 SHOCT-like domain-containing protein — MDSSHYRISDQDRAEAMEALGIAFQEGRLNVEEYDQRCQEVTTAVNSADLAELFIDIPRKTISTSGTPQRMYSSQEIDQLRHSGSRTKLGIVLTTAIVAGVAAIITDSALSPLFFAIPALVFVALYFLHLGPESWHTPSRRQLDRERLRQLKMEEKRQALEQRATRRQAQRELSTNAMNWASGMLQGKNRH; from the coding sequence ATGGACAGCTCACACTATCGGATCAGTGATCAAGATCGCGCAGAAGCCATGGAAGCTTTAGGCATTGCGTTCCAAGAAGGTCGGCTTAATGTAGAGGAATATGATCAACGCTGCCAAGAGGTAACCACGGCGGTCAATTCTGCGGATCTCGCTGAGCTGTTCATAGACATCCCCCGGAAAACAATTAGCACCTCCGGCACCCCCCAGCGTATGTATTCCAGCCAGGAGATTGATCAACTCCGCCATTCTGGGTCCCGCACCAAACTAGGAATTGTCCTCACCACCGCCATCGTGGCAGGCGTCGCCGCAATTATCACCGATAGCGCCCTTAGCCCTCTTTTCTTCGCCATTCCCGCACTAGTTTTTGTGGCCCTGTATTTTCTCCACCTCGGCCCAGAAAGCTGGCATACGCCTTCTCGACGACAGCTGGATAGGGAACGACTTCGCCAGCTCAAGATGGAAGAAAAACGCCAGGCGTTGGAGCAACGAGCTACTCGCCGTCAAGCACAGCGTGAGCTATCGACAAATGCTATGAATTGGGCTTCGGGGATGCTTCAGGGCAAGAACCGCCATTAA
- a CDS encoding YibE/F family protein, whose product MGKHHSVASQPRHVPRLILTVALIVCGILSLVGLVRTWPSSDPINVAPEFSQTFTFNLKQVAGTVELVEEGSCQSPSAQQVFDSGPVDSLEAGEQGCQRAIIRIDEGPDAGRHTLLISSGMPGDPEYHEGAKVLLTSSDGRYAFSDYDRGTALLIWGVVIALAVIAFAAWRGLRALLGLAITLSMVVIYLLPALLRGGNGISLAVIGGASVLYLVLFLVHGVNWKTASALAGTLIALGLAAGLANWMIHSANLRGLGSEDNLKILLYLPDVSVRGLMLCGFIIGALGVLNDVTIAQASTVNELAALNPASSPWRLFLGAMKVGRDHIASMIYTLVLSYTGAALPLLLLIELSERSFWHILSSDIVATELLRSGIGALALTLAVPLTTLIAAVTVPAHGSASQLLSTGEHQAHSAHQSSAE is encoded by the coding sequence ATGGGTAAGCATCATTCAGTAGCCTCCCAGCCGCGGCACGTGCCACGACTGATCCTTACCGTCGCGCTCATTGTCTGCGGGATTCTTAGCTTGGTGGGACTGGTGCGCACCTGGCCGTCGTCGGACCCAATCAATGTGGCACCGGAGTTTTCTCAAACTTTCACCTTCAACCTGAAGCAAGTAGCCGGCACCGTGGAACTGGTGGAAGAGGGAAGTTGCCAGTCTCCTTCCGCCCAACAAGTGTTTGACAGCGGACCAGTAGATTCCCTAGAAGCCGGGGAGCAGGGCTGCCAGCGGGCGATTATCAGGATTGATGAAGGCCCTGACGCCGGCCGCCATACGCTATTAATCAGCAGTGGTATGCCCGGAGATCCGGAATACCATGAGGGCGCCAAAGTCCTTCTGACCTCGTCCGACGGCCGCTACGCCTTTAGCGATTATGACCGTGGAACAGCGCTTCTTATCTGGGGTGTTGTCATAGCCCTCGCGGTGATAGCTTTTGCCGCTTGGCGCGGACTGAGGGCTCTGCTTGGGCTAGCGATTACGCTGAGCATGGTAGTGATTTACCTGCTGCCGGCATTACTGCGCGGGGGCAATGGTATTAGTCTTGCCGTGATTGGCGGAGCCAGCGTCCTTTACCTAGTACTCTTCCTGGTTCACGGGGTGAACTGGAAAACCGCCTCCGCCTTAGCTGGCACTCTTATTGCCTTAGGGCTGGCTGCGGGGCTGGCTAATTGGATGATCCATTCGGCAAATCTGCGCGGACTAGGTTCAGAAGATAACTTAAAAATCCTGCTCTACCTGCCCGATGTGTCCGTTCGCGGTCTCATGCTGTGCGGCTTTATTATCGGTGCGCTGGGTGTTCTGAATGACGTCACCATCGCCCAAGCCTCCACGGTGAATGAGCTGGCGGCGCTCAATCCTGCGAGTAGTCCGTGGCGGCTATTCCTAGGCGCTATGAAGGTGGGGCGAGACCACATCGCCTCCATGATTTACACCCTGGTGTTGTCTTATACCGGAGCGGCCCTACCGTTATTGCTTCTTATTGAGCTGTCGGAGCGTTCATTCTGGCACATCTTAAGTAGCGATATTGTGGCTACCGAGTTGCTGCGCTCTGGAATTGGTGCCCTAGCGCTCACCTTAGCTGTACCGCTGACTACCCTGATTGCTGCGGTGACCGTCCCAGCGCACGGATCTGCCAGCCAGCTGCTGTCCACTGGCGAGCATCAAGCACATTCCGCGCATCAATCATCCGCGGAGTAG
- a CDS encoding M20 family metallopeptidase: protein MRQPSTAYLDYVSQHIAEGVAAAEAERRQETAECKADYSHQTEVWQKITDAAENLRPELEDILQDLHAHPEVAFEERYAQSCLVEHLKSHGFHPELGVYGVGTSFRAEFASADFDPQRHRSIAIMAEYDALPGLGHACGHNIIAAVGLGAFISLHQVLSQLSYSGRVILIGTPAEEGHSGKEYMIRGGMLDGVDMAMMVHPFGHDISSHAWVGRRTLQATFRGIAAHASAQPFMGRNALDAASLAYQGMGLLRQQMPPCDRLHAVISEGGRQPSIIPDSATMNIYVRSLHTETLVDLSKRVNDILDGAALMTGTEVEKEWDQHPATLPVRNNAVMAARWARSQARRGRVALPAGVIPDTLAASTDFGNVSQRVPGIHPMIKVSPPDVALHTEAFARWTKSPEATTTAVDGAVGLAEVAADLLFDENFAAAAAQEFEDNGGVMSVAETFG from the coding sequence GTGCGCCAGCCATCAACCGCCTATCTGGATTATGTGTCTCAACACATCGCTGAGGGGGTGGCAGCGGCAGAAGCCGAGCGGCGCCAAGAAACTGCTGAGTGCAAAGCAGATTATTCCCATCAGACAGAGGTTTGGCAGAAAATTACCGATGCCGCAGAAAACCTTCGTCCTGAACTAGAAGACATCCTGCAAGATCTCCATGCACATCCAGAAGTTGCCTTTGAGGAGCGCTATGCCCAGAGTTGTTTAGTGGAACACCTTAAGTCCCATGGTTTCCACCCTGAGCTCGGGGTGTACGGGGTAGGCACGTCTTTTCGCGCCGAGTTTGCTAGCGCGGATTTTGACCCCCAGCGCCACCGAAGTATCGCCATTATGGCGGAATACGACGCCCTTCCGGGGCTCGGCCATGCCTGCGGGCACAATATCATTGCCGCTGTTGGGCTGGGGGCTTTTATCAGTTTGCACCAGGTGCTATCGCAGCTTTCCTATTCCGGCCGGGTGATTTTAATTGGAACACCAGCTGAGGAAGGTCATTCCGGCAAGGAATATATGATTCGCGGCGGAATGCTTGATGGGGTAGACATGGCCATGATGGTCCATCCTTTTGGGCACGATATTTCTAGCCACGCGTGGGTGGGGCGTCGAACTCTTCAAGCTACGTTCCGGGGGATTGCTGCACATGCCTCGGCTCAGCCTTTTATGGGGAGAAATGCCTTAGACGCTGCAAGTTTGGCTTATCAAGGGATGGGGTTGTTAAGGCAGCAGATGCCACCGTGTGATCGGCTTCATGCCGTAATTTCAGAGGGGGGCCGCCAGCCCAGCATCATCCCCGATAGTGCCACTATGAATATTTATGTCCGGTCTTTGCACACGGAAACGCTGGTGGATTTATCGAAACGAGTCAATGACATCTTGGATGGGGCTGCGTTGATGACCGGGACTGAGGTGGAAAAAGAGTGGGATCAGCATCCGGCAACGCTGCCGGTGCGAAATAATGCGGTCATGGCGGCACGGTGGGCACGGTCTCAAGCTCGACGAGGTAGGGTTGCCTTGCCCGCCGGGGTGATCCCCGATACCTTAGCTGCATCCACCGATTTTGGGAATGTTTCTCAACGCGTTCCCGGGATCCACCCCATGATTAAAGTATCCCCGCCCGATGTAGCCCTGCACACTGAGGCTTTTGCTCGGTGGACGAAATCCCCGGAGGCAACCACCACCGCGGTTGATGGTGCAGTGGGTTTGGCTGAGGTGGCAGCCGACTTACTCTTCGATGAAAATTTTGCCGCCGCTGCCGCTCAGGAATTTGAGGACAACGGCGGTGTCATGTCCGTAGCCGAAACATTCGGCTAG
- a CDS encoding pyridoxal phosphate-dependent aminotransferase has protein sequence MKDVLYEIRGPVAAEAEAMERDGHRILKLNTGNPAIFGFDAPDVIMRDMIAALPSSQGYSTSKGIIPARRAIVTRYELIDDFPRFDVDDVFLGNGVSELITMTTQALLNNGDEVLIPIPDYPLWTAATSLAGGTPVHYRCNEEDDWNPDIEDIRSKITQRTKAIVVINPNNPTGAVYSRQVLEQIVEIAREHQLLILADEIYDRILYDDAKHISIAELAHDLLCITYNGLSKAYRVAGYRSAWMVLTGPKTHARGFIEGLELLAGTRLCPNVPGQHAIQVALGGRQSIYELTAVGGRLHTQRDIAYEKLNAMDGVSCVKPRGALYAFPRLDPNVHEIHDDTQLMLDLLRAEKILLVQGTGFNWPTPDHFRVVTLPWPSELSEALDRLGNFLASYKQ, from the coding sequence ATGAAGGACGTTCTGTATGAGATTCGTGGGCCAGTTGCCGCTGAAGCAGAAGCGATGGAGCGCGATGGGCATCGGATTCTCAAACTGAACACCGGCAACCCGGCCATCTTCGGTTTCGATGCCCCCGATGTCATCATGCGTGACATGATTGCGGCGCTTCCCTCCTCCCAGGGCTATTCCACCTCCAAAGGGATTATTCCGGCCCGACGCGCCATCGTCACCCGATATGAGCTGATTGATGATTTCCCCCGCTTTGACGTTGATGATGTCTTCTTAGGCAACGGGGTTTCTGAATTAATCACCATGACCACCCAAGCCTTACTCAATAATGGCGACGAGGTCCTTATCCCCATTCCGGATTATCCCTTGTGGACCGCCGCGACGTCCCTGGCGGGTGGAACTCCGGTGCACTATCGCTGCAATGAGGAGGATGACTGGAATCCGGACATTGAGGATATTCGCTCCAAAATCACCCAACGGACCAAAGCCATTGTGGTGATTAACCCCAATAACCCCACCGGCGCGGTGTATTCGCGGCAGGTGCTAGAGCAGATTGTGGAGATTGCGCGGGAACATCAGCTGTTGATTTTGGCCGATGAAATTTATGACCGGATTCTTTATGATGACGCGAAACACATCAGCATCGCCGAGTTAGCCCATGATCTGTTGTGCATTACCTACAACGGGTTGTCGAAAGCATACCGAGTTGCTGGATATCGCTCCGCCTGGATGGTGCTGACCGGCCCTAAAACCCATGCTCGTGGTTTCATTGAGGGTTTAGAGCTGCTTGCCGGAACCCGGCTATGCCCCAATGTTCCTGGTCAGCATGCTATTCAGGTGGCTTTGGGTGGGCGGCAGTCCATTTATGAACTCACCGCGGTGGGGGGCCGGCTGCATACTCAACGCGATATTGCTTATGAGAAGCTCAACGCCATGGATGGGGTGAGCTGCGTTAAGCCGCGCGGCGCGCTGTATGCTTTCCCGCGCCTAGATCCCAATGTCCATGAGATTCATGATGATACCCAACTCATGCTGGATCTTCTCAGAGCCGAAAAGATCCTCCTGGTGCAAGGAACTGGCTTTAATTGGCCAACTCCTGATCACTTCCGGGTTGTCACTCTCCCCTGGCCGTCTGAGCTGTCTGAAGCCTTAGACAGGTTGGGGAACTTCTTGGCGAGCTACAAACAATAA
- a CDS encoding AbgT family transporter, translating into MTTPTATRKPRLMDRALNSIEFLGNKLPEPFTLFLSLFLFTAIASTAMAAMNITFVVPGKGEETAIRGFFSAEGLSWITTKIGENYLGFPPLTTVLPILLAVGVAEKTGMLAALVRFLFGSAPRFFLPYAVGIVGVTASVMADAAFVIVPPLAAMVFKAAGRHPVAGLLGGFAAVGAGYSTALVPTSLDALFAGITNAVMQTLPDIHSNEVTPVSNYYFNIVSALLLGLIAGLIIDKVLEPRLTRQDIPQDFVDDPTSETTELSAELSQQEKAALRWSVLGGVGLSILIVVAVMIPSSPWRNESGGYLPKSPLLSSIVFIVVSYFLVLGLIYGRVIGNITGMRDVVDMMGQALKDMTNFLVLAFILGQFVALFAWTNIGTYTAVRGAAFLESIHLTGFGAILAFIILASFLNLLIISGSAMWTLMASVFVPMFALIGFDPAFIQAAFRVGDSATQVITPLNPYMIVILGLLRRYETEAGLGTLMSRLIPFVVPFWVAWAALLGIWYFLDLPLGPAAAIFLKP; encoded by the coding sequence ATGACCACCCCCACCGCCACTAGAAAACCTCGCCTGATGGATCGGGCGCTTAACAGCATAGAGTTCCTGGGAAACAAACTCCCCGAACCTTTCACCCTCTTTTTAAGTCTCTTCCTATTTACAGCCATCGCCTCTACTGCGATGGCTGCCATGAACATCACCTTCGTGGTTCCTGGGAAAGGAGAAGAAACTGCGATCAGAGGCTTCTTTAGCGCTGAAGGCCTCAGCTGGATCACCACCAAAATAGGTGAAAACTATCTAGGGTTTCCTCCCCTCACCACAGTTCTTCCTATCCTCTTGGCGGTTGGCGTAGCCGAGAAAACCGGGATGCTAGCGGCTCTGGTGCGCTTTCTCTTTGGCTCTGCTCCACGGTTCTTTCTTCCCTATGCCGTAGGAATAGTCGGAGTCACTGCCTCGGTAATGGCAGACGCCGCATTTGTTATTGTTCCCCCTCTAGCAGCAATGGTTTTTAAAGCGGCTGGTCGGCATCCCGTGGCCGGACTTCTCGGCGGATTCGCGGCGGTAGGAGCAGGCTATTCCACTGCCCTCGTGCCAACAAGTTTAGACGCCCTATTCGCTGGAATAACCAATGCCGTCATGCAAACGCTGCCGGATATTCACAGCAATGAGGTTACCCCGGTTTCTAACTACTACTTCAATATTGTTTCTGCTCTCCTCCTAGGGCTTATTGCCGGATTAATAATCGATAAAGTTCTGGAACCGCGCTTAACCCGCCAAGACATTCCACAAGATTTTGTCGATGACCCAACCTCGGAAACAACCGAACTATCAGCCGAGTTGAGCCAGCAAGAAAAGGCAGCACTGAGGTGGTCAGTGCTTGGTGGGGTGGGATTAAGCATCCTCATCGTGGTGGCCGTCATGATCCCCTCGTCACCGTGGCGTAATGAATCTGGTGGTTATCTTCCGAAATCACCGCTTCTTAGCTCCATTGTCTTTATTGTCGTGAGCTATTTCCTTGTCCTCGGCCTCATTTATGGTCGAGTGATCGGAAACATCACTGGTATGCGAGACGTCGTCGACATGATGGGTCAAGCACTAAAAGACATGACTAACTTCCTAGTCCTGGCCTTCATCCTCGGGCAATTCGTCGCCCTTTTTGCCTGGACAAACATCGGCACCTACACGGCCGTCCGCGGCGCGGCGTTTCTCGAATCAATTCACCTCACCGGATTTGGCGCCATCCTGGCCTTCATCATTCTGGCCAGTTTCTTAAACCTGCTCATCATCTCCGGCTCCGCCATGTGGACCCTCATGGCTTCGGTGTTCGTCCCCATGTTCGCACTCATCGGTTTTGACCCTGCATTCATCCAGGCGGCGTTCCGAGTCGGAGACTCGGCAACTCAGGTCATTACCCCACTTAATCCCTACATGATCGTCATTCTCGGTCTGCTGCGCCGCTATGAAACAGAAGCGGGGCTAGGAACCTTGATGTCCAGACTCATTCCCTTTGTGGTGCCATTTTGGGTAGCCTGGGCCGCGCTGCTGGGAATATGGTATTTCCTAGATTTGCCCTTAGGCCCTGCCGCAGCAATTTTCTTAAAACCGTAG
- a CDS encoding type 1 glutamine amidotransferase domain-containing protein, whose protein sequence is MHSLKDKHLAVVATDGFEDSELTSPVKAVTDLGAKVSIVSTKGGEIKGKNGTVVSVDILSKDAVAESFDALLLPGGTSNADHIRMDQDAVNFVQAMVTSGRPTAAICHGAWILCDADVLNGRTLTSYPSLKTDLRNAGTTWVDQEVWCDAGLVSSRTPEDLPAFNAKLIEEMAEGRH, encoded by the coding sequence ATGCATTCTTTGAAAGATAAGCACTTGGCGGTTGTTGCCACTGATGGTTTTGAAGATAGTGAGTTAACCTCACCTGTGAAAGCAGTGACCGACCTTGGCGCAAAGGTCAGTATTGTTTCCACGAAGGGTGGGGAAATTAAAGGGAAAAACGGCACCGTGGTGTCGGTGGATATTCTGAGTAAGGATGCTGTTGCCGAGAGTTTTGATGCTCTTCTTCTCCCCGGCGGCACCAGCAACGCCGACCATATTCGGATGGACCAGGACGCGGTGAATTTCGTCCAAGCAATGGTGACCTCGGGACGGCCAACTGCCGCTATTTGCCACGGTGCGTGGATCCTCTGCGATGCGGATGTTCTTAATGGCCGAACGCTCACCTCCTACCCCAGTTTAAAAACAGACTTGCGTAATGCGGGCACTACCTGGGTAGACCAGGAGGTGTGGTGCGATGCCGGTTTAGTGAGCTCTCGGACCCCTGAGGATTTGCCGGCGTTTAACGCCAAACTCATTGAGGAAATGGCCGAGGGGCGTCACTAA